In Eleutherodactylus coqui strain aEleCoq1 chromosome 11, aEleCoq1.hap1, whole genome shotgun sequence, a single window of DNA contains:
- the LOC136581659 gene encoding carbohydrate sulfotransferase 6-like isoform X1, whose translation MPIHSGNSVTDDTCGSYVDIMAKIRIRGFVATGLLVIQTIFLLVLYSRQNIHYSDTDGKEKVHLLILSSWRSGSSFVGQIFSQHPDVFYMMEPAWHVWVTMFQNSAKVLHMAVRDLVRSVFLCDMSVFDSYMPKEKDVSSLFQWAVSRALCTVPACKSFPRDEITSELACKTLCGKYPFDNVKQACNLYSHVVIKEVRFFDLKVLYPLLTDPSLNLKILHLVRDPRAVAKSREQSRKALTRDNGIVLNTNGTKVDDIKFEVIQEICRSHVQIYETAAFKAPSFLKNRYMLVRYEDVVRDPLREISEMYKFAELKLTNKLEKWIYNITHGQSSGNKKEAFTITSRNAVNVSQAWRYVLPFEKVKTIQDVCKGAMNMLGYQLVDSEAEQKDLNMEVVLPRKQYQFSWS comes from the coding sequence tGGTTCATACGTGGACATCATGGCCAAGATAAGAATCAGAGGCTTTGTGGCAACGGGACTTCTGGTGATTCAAACCATATTTCTGCTTGTATTATACTCAAGACAAAACATTCACTACTCAGATACAGACGGAAAGGAGAAAGTCCATCTTCTCATCTTGTCCTCCTGGAGgtctgggtcttcttttgttGGACAAATCTTCAGTCAACACCCGGATGTCTTCTACATGATGGAGCCTGCATGGCATGTGTGGGTGACCATGTTTCAGAACAGTGCCAAGGTTCTCCACATGGCAGTTAGGGATCTTGTAAGATCAGTATTCCTTTGCGACATGTCTGTTTTTGACTCCTATATGCCAAAAGAGAAGGACGTTTCTTCCCTTTTCCAGTGGGCGGTCAGCAGAGCTTTATGTACAGTCCCGGCCTGCAAGTCCTTTCCCCGTGATGAGATCACAAGTGAGCTAGCCTGTAAGACCCTCTGTGGAAAATATCCATTTGACAACGTTAAACAGGCTTGCAACTTGTATAGTCATGTGGTTATAAAAGAGGTCCGCTTCTTTGACTTGAAAGTGTTGTATCCCCTTCTTACCGACCCTTCTCTAAACTTAAAGATCCTTCATTTGGTCCGGGATCCTAGAGCAGTGGCAAAATCCCGTGAGCAGTCACGGAAAGCATTAACAAGAGACAATGGAATCGTCCTTAACACCAATGGGACAAAAGTAGACGACATCAAGTTTGAGGTGATCCAGGAAATCTGTAGAAGTCACGTCCAGATATATGAAACAGCGGCATTCAAAGCTCCCAGCTTCCTCAAGAACCGATACATGTTAGTGAGGTACGAGGATGTGGTTCGGGACCCCTTACGAGAGATCTCGGAGATGTATAAATTTGCAGAGCTGAAACTTACGAACAAGCTTGAGAAGTGGATCTACAACATCACACATGGCCAGAGTTCTGGAAATAAGAAGGAAGCCTTCACAATTACATCTCGCAATGCAGTCAACGTTTCTCAGGCCTGGAGATACGTTCTTCCCTTTGAAAAAGTGAAAACGATACAAGATGTGTGTAAAGGGGCTATGAACATGCTCGGCTACCAACTTGTAGACTCTGAGGCAGAGCAGAAAGACCTAAACATGGAAGTTGTGTTGCCGAGAAAACAGTATCAGTTCAGCTGGTCGTAG
- the LOC136581659 gene encoding carbohydrate sulfotransferase 6-like isoform X2, with amino-acid sequence MAKIRIRGFVATGLLVIQTIFLLVLYSRQNIHYSDTDGKEKVHLLILSSWRSGSSFVGQIFSQHPDVFYMMEPAWHVWVTMFQNSAKVLHMAVRDLVRSVFLCDMSVFDSYMPKEKDVSSLFQWAVSRALCTVPACKSFPRDEITSELACKTLCGKYPFDNVKQACNLYSHVVIKEVRFFDLKVLYPLLTDPSLNLKILHLVRDPRAVAKSREQSRKALTRDNGIVLNTNGTKVDDIKFEVIQEICRSHVQIYETAAFKAPSFLKNRYMLVRYEDVVRDPLREISEMYKFAELKLTNKLEKWIYNITHGQSSGNKKEAFTITSRNAVNVSQAWRYVLPFEKVKTIQDVCKGAMNMLGYQLVDSEAEQKDLNMEVVLPRKQYQFSWS; translated from the coding sequence ATGGCCAAGATAAGAATCAGAGGCTTTGTGGCAACGGGACTTCTGGTGATTCAAACCATATTTCTGCTTGTATTATACTCAAGACAAAACATTCACTACTCAGATACAGACGGAAAGGAGAAAGTCCATCTTCTCATCTTGTCCTCCTGGAGgtctgggtcttcttttgttGGACAAATCTTCAGTCAACACCCGGATGTCTTCTACATGATGGAGCCTGCATGGCATGTGTGGGTGACCATGTTTCAGAACAGTGCCAAGGTTCTCCACATGGCAGTTAGGGATCTTGTAAGATCAGTATTCCTTTGCGACATGTCTGTTTTTGACTCCTATATGCCAAAAGAGAAGGACGTTTCTTCCCTTTTCCAGTGGGCGGTCAGCAGAGCTTTATGTACAGTCCCGGCCTGCAAGTCCTTTCCCCGTGATGAGATCACAAGTGAGCTAGCCTGTAAGACCCTCTGTGGAAAATATCCATTTGACAACGTTAAACAGGCTTGCAACTTGTATAGTCATGTGGTTATAAAAGAGGTCCGCTTCTTTGACTTGAAAGTGTTGTATCCCCTTCTTACCGACCCTTCTCTAAACTTAAAGATCCTTCATTTGGTCCGGGATCCTAGAGCAGTGGCAAAATCCCGTGAGCAGTCACGGAAAGCATTAACAAGAGACAATGGAATCGTCCTTAACACCAATGGGACAAAAGTAGACGACATCAAGTTTGAGGTGATCCAGGAAATCTGTAGAAGTCACGTCCAGATATATGAAACAGCGGCATTCAAAGCTCCCAGCTTCCTCAAGAACCGATACATGTTAGTGAGGTACGAGGATGTGGTTCGGGACCCCTTACGAGAGATCTCGGAGATGTATAAATTTGCAGAGCTGAAACTTACGAACAAGCTTGAGAAGTGGATCTACAACATCACACATGGCCAGAGTTCTGGAAATAAGAAGGAAGCCTTCACAATTACATCTCGCAATGCAGTCAACGTTTCTCAGGCCTGGAGATACGTTCTTCCCTTTGAAAAAGTGAAAACGATACAAGATGTGTGTAAAGGGGCTATGAACATGCTCGGCTACCAACTTGTAGACTCTGAGGCAGAGCAGAAAGACCTAAACATGGAAGTTGTGTTGCCGAGAAAACAGTATCAGTTCAGCTGGTCGTAG